GCCCTGCCGCGGCTCGGTGAGCTGGCGATCGGCGGCACGGCGGTCGGCACCGGGCTCAACGCGCCCGACGACTTCGACCAGCGCGTGGTCGCGGTGCTCAAGGAGCAGACCGGGCTGGCCGAACTGCGGGTCGCGACAAACCATTTCGAGGCGCAGGCGGCGCGCGACGGGCTGGTCGAGGCGTCCGGTGCGCTGCGCACCATCGCGGTGTCGCTCACCAAGATCGCCAACGACATCCGGTGGATGGGCTCGGGTCCGCTGACCGGTCTGGCCGAGATTCAGCTGCCCGATCTGCAGCCGGGCAGCTCGATCATGCCCGGCAAGGTCAACCCGGTGATCCCGGAAGCGGTCACCCAGGTGGCCGCCCAGGTCATCGGTAACGACGCCGCGATCGCCTGGGGCGGCGCCAACGGCGCGTTCGAACTGAACGTGTACATCCCGATGATGGCGCGCAACATCCTCGAGTCGTTCAAGATCCTGGCGAATGTCTCGAAGCTGTTCGCGGTGAAGTGCATCGACGGGCTGGTGGCCAACGAGGAGCGGCTGCGCGAGCTCGCGGAGTCGTCGCCGTCGATCGTGACCCCGCTGAACTCCGCGATCGGCTACGAGGAGGCCGCCGCGGTGGCCAAGCAGGCGCTCAAGGAGAAGAAGACCATCCGCCAGACCGTGATCGACCGCGGCCTGATCGGCGAGAAGCTTTCGCTCGAGGAGCTCGACCGCCGCCTCGACGTGCTGGCGATGACCAAGGTCACCGACGCCGAGAGCTGAACCGCCCGGGGCACCGACGTGTCGGGCCGGCGGGCCCGTTCGTGTTGAGCGATACCCGCATCGGCTGCGATGCTGGCGCCATGACGGGCAACGCCGCGACCCCGGCCGTGCTGCGCACGCGGCCGACCGTGCGGCGCACCGTCGACAGCTTCCTGGCCGCCGCCCGGCGCGGTCCGGCCGCGCTGCTGATCGAGGGCGAGGCCGGAATCGGCAAGACCGCGCTGTGGTCGGCGATCCTGGCCCGGGCGCACGGTTTCCGGATGTTGTCCGCGCGGGTCACCGACGCCGAATCGGTTTCGGCGTACACGGCGTTGGCCGACCTGCTCGACGTGGTCGACCCTGCGGTCTGGGCCGATCTGCCCGACCCGCAGCGGCATGCGGTCGATCAGCTGCTGCAGCACGCCGACCTGGACGCGGTGACCGATCAGCGGGCGGTGGCTGCCGCGTTCCTGGCGGTGCTGGAGCGGCTCGCCGATGACGGCCCGGTGCTGGTGGCGATCGACGACCTGCAGTGGCTCGACCCGTCCAGTGAGCACGCGCTCGCGTTCACCGCGCGCCGGCTGGTCGGTCCGGTGGGCATCCTGGGCAGTGTCCGCACCGACGCCGACAGCGCCGGGATCACCTGGTTGCAGCTGCCGCGCCCGGACGGGCTCAGCAGGATCACGCTGACCCCGTTGACCGTCAACGAACTTCACGCCGCGGTTACCGAGAGACTACGAAAACCGTTGCCGCCTCCGGCGATCGGGCGAATTCACGAGGTGTCGGGCGGAAATCCGTTCTACGCCATCGAGTTGGCGCGCGAACTCGACGACCGGACGCTCGACGCGGCCGCGTTCGCCGACGCCGAGTTGCCCCGCACGCTCGGCGAGGTGGTGCGCTCCCGGCTGGACGGTTTCGCCCCGCAGGTGCACGAGGCGCTGCTGGCGGCGGCGTGCATGGCGGCGCCGACCGTCGACGCGGTGGCCCGGGCCACCGGCACCGATCACGACCGGTTGGTCGAGTCGCTGGAAACCGTTGAGAGCCGCGGCATCATCACCATCGACGGCAACCGGATCCGGTTCACTCACCCGCTGTTGAGCCGCGGGGTCTACAGTCAGGCGACACCGGACGAGCGCCGCGATATGCGCCGGCGGCTGGCCGATGTCGTCGACGAACCCGAACGGCGCGCTCGACACCTCGCGCTGGCCGCGACCCGCGGGGACGAGACCACGCTGCGCGCACTGGATCACGCGGCGGAGTCGGCGCGGATGCGCGGTGCGCCGGCCGCCGCCGCGGAACTGCTGGATCTGGCGATCCACCTCGGTGGCGGCACCCCGCAACGGCGGCTGATGGCCGCGCAGCACCACTTCGACGCCGGTGATCAGGAGCGCGCCGCCGCGCTGCTGCGGGAGACGATCGACGCCCTGCCCCCCGGGGAGCTGCGCGGCGCGGCGTTGACCCAGCTCGCCGCCGTACGGCTGCACAGCACCGGTTTCGGGCCCGGGATCCGGCTGTTGCTGCAGGCCCGCGACGAGGTGGGCGAGAACAGCCCGGCGCGGGTGCAGATCCAGGCCATGCTGGCCTTCTCGCTGTTCAACATCTACGAGTTCGCCGAGAGCCTGCGCATGGCGCACCGGGCGGAAGCCGATGCCGAACGGCTGAGCGACCCGCACCTGATCAGCATCGCGGTGAGCCTGCGGGTGGCGCTGGAGTTCCTGACCGGCTCCGGGTTCGACGCGGAGAGCATGCAGCGGGCCGTCGCTCTCGAGGACCACCACACGCACACCCCGATCGTGCTGCGGCCGAGCACGCAACAGGCGATGTTGTTGGCGTCGCTGGGCGAGCTGGATCGGGCCCGCGAGGAACTGGAGACCATCCGGCTTCGGTGTCTGCAGCGCGGCGAGGAGCACGACTACGTCTACGTGGCCGGGCAGGTGGTGCTGGCGGCGTTGTGGAGCGGCGACACGGCCACCGCGGAACTGGTCTCCGACGACGCGCTGGAGTGCGCCCGCCAACTCGGTGGCGACACCGCGATGTTCCTCGCGAACTGCGCGCAGGTGATGGCCGCGGCGTTCACCGGCCGCACCGAGCAGGTCCGCCGGGTCGCGGCCGAGGCGCTCGAATTGGGCAGGCGCATCGGCACATACCGGCTCACCGACCGGGTGATCGCCACGCTCGGCTTCCTCGAGGTGTCACTGGGTGATCACCGGGCGGCCGTCGACACGCTCGCGCCGCTGTTGAGGTCCTTCGATCCGGACACCTCCCCGACCGAGCTGCCGGGTGCGGCGTTCCTGCCGGACGCGATCGAGGCGCTGGTGCAGGTGGGCCGGCCGGCCGAGGCCGAGCCGCTGATCGCAGCGCTGGAGCGCAACGGCCGGCGGGTGGACCGGCCCTGGATGCTGGCGGTCGCCGGGCGGGGACGCGCGCTGGTGCTGGCCGCCCGCGGCGACCTCGATGCCGCGGCGGCCGCCGCGCGTGAGGCGCTGCAGCAGCACGACCGGGTCGCCATGCCGTTGGAGCGGGGCCGGACGCTGCTGGTGCTCGGCCGCATCGAACAGCGGCTGCGCCGCAAGGAGTCGGCCTCGGCGGTGCTGCAGGAGGCGTTGGGTGTCTTCGAACGATTACGGCGCCGCTGTGGGCCGACCGCGCCCGCACCGAGCTGTCGCGGGCCCGGCTGGGACCCACCCGCAGCGCGGAGCTCACCCCCTCGGAGCGGCGGGTGGCGGAGTTGGCCGCATCCGGAATGAAAAACCGCGATGTGGCCGCCGAGTTGTTCATCAGCCCCAAGACCGTCGAGGCCAAGCTGGCCCGTATCTACCGCAAGCTGGGCATTAAGTCGCGCGCCGAACTGGGCCGGCACATCGGCCGCGCCGACATTCCCGCGGGAATGGGACGGGAATAGGGGAAAGCCCTATTCCGCAACGCGGCAATCCGCACTAGCGTCGAGGCCGCCGGAACCAACGGTCCGAAGGTGCGGGAGGATTGAGTGCTCGTCGACCAGGCTCTACCCAGGCAAGCCCCCGAGACGTCGACGGTGACGCCGACCGTGGCTGCACCGGCGGCCCGCCCCGCCGACGAGGAATCGCCGCCGGCCGAACCTCCGTCGGCCGAGACCCTGCCGCTGGGGTCGCCCCTGGTGACCGCAGCCCCGAGCCAACCGCCGCTGCCGGCCGGGTTCGCGATGCTGGGTCTGGTGTCGCTGCTCAAACTGCCGCGGGCCGGCCGCGACGAGCGGTTGCTGGCGCTGTCCGGCGCCGCGGTCGCCGGCTGGTTCCTGCTGCGCGGGCGGTTGCGCCGCCGGGCCGCCACCCGCTGACCCGCCTCCCCCGCCGGCGCGGTCAGGGCAGGGCGCCGGGGCTGATCTCCTCGAGCATCTCGGTCACCAGCGCCGCGATCGGTGACCGCTCGCTGCGGATCAGGGTGATGTGCGCGAACAGTGGATGGCCCTTGAGTTTCTCGATCACCGCGGCCACCCCGTCGTGCCGGCCCACCCGCAGGTTGTCCCGCTGGGCGACGTCATGGGTGAGCACCACCCGCGACCCGCTGCCCAGCCTCGACAGCACCGTCAGCAGCACGTTGCGTTCCAGCGACTGCGCCTCGTCGACGATGACGAACGAGTCGTGCAGCGAGCGACCTCGGATGTGGGTCAGCGGCAGCACCTCGAGCATGCCCCGGGCCAGCACCTCGTCGAGCACGGCGGGGCTGGCCAGCCCCTCCAGGGTGTCGAACACCGCCTGCGCCCAGGGGCCCATCTTCTCGGCCTCGCTGCCCGGCAGATAGCCCAGATCCTGTCCCCCGACCGCGTAGAGCGGACGGAACACCACGACCTTGCGGTGGGTGCGGCGCTCCAGCACCGCCTCCAGCCCGGCGCACAGCGCCAGCGCCGACTTGCCGGTGCCGGCCTTGCCGCCCAGCGACACGATGCCCACCGACTCGTCGAGCAGCAGATCCAGCGCGACGCGCTGCTCGGCCGAGCGGCCACGCAGCCCAAACGCCTCGCGATCACCGCGCACCAACTGCACCCGCTTGTCCGGGTTGACTCGCCCCAACGCGTGCGAACTGCCGCCCAGTAGACGAATTCCGGTGTGACACGGAAGATCCCGGGCCTCCGCCAGATCGATCTCGCCCTCGGCGAACAGTGCGTCGATATCGTCGGAGCTGACCTCGAGTTCGGTCATCCCGGTCCACCCGGACACCACCACGTCCTGGGCGTGGTACTCGTCGGCGCGGATCCCCACCGCACCGGCCTTGACCCGCAGCGGGATGTCCTTGCTGACCAACGTGACGTCGCGGCCCTCGGCGGCCAGATTGGCCGCACAGGTCAGGATGCGCGAATCGTTGCTGTCGGTGCGAAATCCAGCGGGCAGCACCGACGGATCGCTGTGGTTGAGTTCCACCCTCAGCGTTCCGCCTTGTGTCCCAACGGGAATCGGCTGATCCAGCCGTCCGTACTCCAGGCGCAGATCGTCGAACAACCGCAACGCCTGGCGGGCGAACCACCCCAGCTCGTGGTGGTGGCGTTTGGCCTCCAGCTCGCTGATCACTACCAGCGGGACGACAACCTCGTGCTCGGCGAATCGGGTACAGGCCCAGGGATCGGACAGCAGTACCGAAGTGTCGAGGACGAAGGTGCGAAGGGCCGAATCGGTCACGTGGCGCTCCTTAGGTCCGTGCGGCCCCACACGAACCTCTCGACGGACACTGCGGCACTAGGACCGGGGCCGGTCCTCTCGTGATCGAAACGATCGGTACCGCCCGGACAGCAGAGCATGTCGCCAGCCATCGCCTCCCGACGCTACTCCCGCTGCGGGGGGTGTGCCCGTCAGGCGCGCCGTAACCGAAGGTTGCTAGCTCGTGACGAACTGTTTCAGCGGAGGTTCGTCGCCGACACCCCACGCGGTGATCCGGTCACGGACGACCTGGCGCAGTTGTTCGGGGCCGTAGATGCCGGCCTGCTCGACGTTGCGCACCTTGTCCTCGAAGCCGTCGATGTCGGAGCCGATGATCTGCAGCTCCTTCGCGCGCAACCCGATCGCCGCGACGGTCTCCTTGCGATGGGTCTCGAGCAGGTAGGAGACGATGTTGGAGAAGAACTCCTCGTGGCGCTCCTCGTCCTTGGCGATGCGCCCGATCAGCCGCTTGAGCACCGGCTCGGTGACCCTGTCCTCGAGGTTGCGGGTGAACACCGCGAACGCGCGCTCGTTGAGCGCCATGAACACCAGCCGCTCGATCTGGGTGAAACCGTCGGGGCGGTACCCCTTCATCATGTGCTTGACCCGCACCGCCTCGTTGGCGTCGGGGTCGACCTCGCGGGTGACGACGAGGTAGTTGCGCAGCGCGATCGCGTGCAGCTGCTCCTCGGCGGTCCAGCGGCCGATCCAGCGGCCCCACTTCTCCTCGAGGATGAAGCTGAAGACGAACTCGCGGTGGTAACCGGGCAGGTTGTCCTTGGTGATCAGCAGGATCTCGAGCGCGTCGGTGATGTCCTTGGGCAGGGTCACCTGTGACGGATCCCAGTCCTTGCCGCCGAGGAAGGCGAAGTTCTCGCCCTGGTCGTATGGCACGTAGTCGTGGGCGTACCACAGGTCCTCGGAGTCGAGGTGCCGACGCAGCTCCTGCTTGACGACCGGCTCCAGCTCCAGGGTCAACGCGTTGGGGACAGGTTTCTGTGCCATGCGGTTACTGTAACCGCTTGGCACGGCAACCGTAAAATCCCCCGGCGCGTGTCACACCGGCCCCGGCGGGCCTCGGCTACAGCGTCAGCCCGGGGTAGAGCGGATTCGCCGCCAGCAGCTCGGCGGAAGCCGCGCGCACCCGCTCGGCGGTGCCTTCGGCCAGCGTGTACTTGGCCTTCGAGCTGCCCTCCGGGGTGGTGTTGCGCAGCACGTCGACGACCAGTTCGGCGACCCGGTCGAACTCGTCGGGCCCGAACCCGCGGGTGGTCAGTGCCGGGGTGCCGAACCGGATGCCGCTGGTGTACCAGGCGCCGTTCGGGTCGGCGGGGATGGCGTTGCGGTTGGTGACCACACCCGAGTCCAGCAGCGCCGACTCGGCCTGGCGGCCGGTCAGCCCGAACGAGGTGACGTCGAGCAGCACCAGGTGGTTGTCCGTGCCGCCGGTGACCAGCCGGGCGCCGCGCTTGAGCAGCCCCTCGGCGAACGCCTTGGCGTTGTCGGCCACCCGCTGGGCGTACGCGCGGAACGCCGGCTG
The window above is part of the Mycolicibacterium hassiacum DSM 44199 genome. Proteins encoded here:
- a CDS encoding class II fumarate hydratase; this encodes MSVDTNTQEYRIERDTMGEVKVPKDALWRAQTQRAVENFPISGRGLERSQIRALGLLKGACAQVNKDLGLLAPEKADAIIAAAAEIADGRHDDQFPIDVFQTGSGTSSNMNTNEVIASIAARNGVTVHPNDDVNMSQSSNDTFPTATHIAATEAAVRHLIPALEQLHESLAAKARQWRTVVKSGRTHLMDAVPVTLGQEFSGYARQVEAGIERVRAALPRLGELAIGGTAVGTGLNAPDDFDQRVVAVLKEQTGLAELRVATNHFEAQAARDGLVEASGALRTIAVSLTKIANDIRWMGSGPLTGLAEIQLPDLQPGSSIMPGKVNPVIPEAVTQVAAQVIGNDAAIAWGGANGAFELNVYIPMMARNILESFKILANVSKLFAVKCIDGLVANEERLRELAESSPSIVTPLNSAIGYEEAAAVAKQALKEKKTIRQTVIDRGLIGEKLSLEELDRRLDVLAMTKVTDAES
- a CDS encoding AAA family ATPase; amino-acid sequence: MTGNAATPAVLRTRPTVRRTVDSFLAAARRGPAALLIEGEAGIGKTALWSAILARAHGFRMLSARVTDAESVSAYTALADLLDVVDPAVWADLPDPQRHAVDQLLQHADLDAVTDQRAVAAAFLAVLERLADDGPVLVAIDDLQWLDPSSEHALAFTARRLVGPVGILGSVRTDADSAGITWLQLPRPDGLSRITLTPLTVNELHAAVTERLRKPLPPPAIGRIHEVSGGNPFYAIELARELDDRTLDAAAFADAELPRTLGEVVRSRLDGFAPQVHEALLAAACMAAPTVDAVARATGTDHDRLVESLETVESRGIITIDGNRIRFTHPLLSRGVYSQATPDERRDMRRRLADVVDEPERRARHLALAATRGDETTLRALDHAAESARMRGAPAAAAELLDLAIHLGGGTPQRRLMAAQHHFDAGDQERAAALLRETIDALPPGELRGAALTQLAAVRLHSTGFGPGIRLLLQARDEVGENSPARVQIQAMLAFSLFNIYEFAESLRMAHRAEADAERLSDPHLISIAVSLRVALEFLTGSGFDAESMQRAVALEDHHTHTPIVLRPSTQQAMLLASLGELDRAREELETIRLRCLQRGEEHDYVYVAGQVVLAALWSGDTATAELVSDDALECARQLGGDTAMFLANCAQVMAAAFTGRTEQVRRVAAEALELGRRIGTYRLTDRVIATLGFLEVSLGDHRAAVDTLAPLLRSFDPDTSPTELPGAAFLPDAIEALVQVGRPAEAEPLIAALERNGRRVDRPWMLAVAGRGRALVLAARGDLDAAAAAAREALQQHDRVAMPLERGRTLLVLGRIEQRLRRKESASAVLQEALGVFERLRRRCGPTAPAPSCRGPGWDPPAARSSPPRSGGWRSWPHPE
- a CDS encoding helix-turn-helix domain-containing protein: MKNRDVAAELFISPKTVEAKLARIYRKLGIKSRAELGRHIGRADIPAGMGRE
- a CDS encoding PhoH family protein, with the protein product MTDSALRTFVLDTSVLLSDPWACTRFAEHEVVVPLVVISELEAKRHHHELGWFARQALRLFDDLRLEYGRLDQPIPVGTQGGTLRVELNHSDPSVLPAGFRTDSNDSRILTCAANLAAEGRDVTLVSKDIPLRVKAGAVGIRADEYHAQDVVVSGWTGMTELEVSSDDIDALFAEGEIDLAEARDLPCHTGIRLLGGSSHALGRVNPDKRVQLVRGDREAFGLRGRSAEQRVALDLLLDESVGIVSLGGKAGTGKSALALCAGLEAVLERRTHRKVVVFRPLYAVGGQDLGYLPGSEAEKMGPWAQAVFDTLEGLASPAVLDEVLARGMLEVLPLTHIRGRSLHDSFVIVDEAQSLERNVLLTVLSRLGSGSRVVLTHDVAQRDNLRVGRHDGVAAVIEKLKGHPLFAHITLIRSERSPIAALVTEMLEEISPGALP
- a CDS encoding acyl-ACP desaturase; protein product: MAQKPVPNALTLELEPVVKQELRRHLDSEDLWYAHDYVPYDQGENFAFLGGKDWDPSQVTLPKDITDALEILLITKDNLPGYHREFVFSFILEEKWGRWIGRWTAEEQLHAIALRNYLVVTREVDPDANEAVRVKHMMKGYRPDGFTQIERLVFMALNERAFAVFTRNLEDRVTEPVLKRLIGRIAKDEERHEEFFSNIVSYLLETHRKETVAAIGLRAKELQIIGSDIDGFEDKVRNVEQAGIYGPEQLRQVVRDRITAWGVGDEPPLKQFVTS